In a genomic window of Bradyrhizobium ontarionense:
- the folP gene encoding dihydropteroate synthase has protein sequence MSVTSPYPANGSPADHPLLRTWLARPFPAVMGILNVTPDSFSDGGRFNAPEQALDQARRMIAEGADIIDIGAESTRPYKGAEPVTAAEELARLQPVLPAIVTLGVPVSIDSMKSQVVSYALEHGAQIANDVWGLQRDPAMADIVAAHGAPVVVMHNRAEVDPEIDIIEDMLGFFARSLDIAAKAGIPQGNIVLDPGIGFGKTAQQSMTALARLDEFARFGLPLLVGASRKRFISSVVASEPQQRLGGSIAAHLIAAQRGAAIIRAHDVAETVQAMRVSAAIEAQR, from the coding sequence ATGAGCGTGACGTCGCCCTACCCCGCCAATGGCTCGCCGGCTGACCACCCGCTGTTGCGGACGTGGCTGGCCCGTCCATTTCCGGCGGTCATGGGCATCCTCAACGTCACCCCGGACTCTTTTTCCGATGGCGGCCGCTTCAATGCGCCCGAACAAGCCCTCGACCAGGCCCGACGCATGATCGCTGAAGGCGCCGACATCATCGACATCGGCGCCGAATCCACCCGGCCCTATAAAGGCGCGGAGCCAGTGACGGCCGCGGAGGAGTTGGCGCGCCTGCAACCCGTCCTGCCGGCGATCGTCACACTCGGTGTGCCCGTCTCCATCGACAGCATGAAATCCCAGGTTGTGAGCTACGCGCTGGAACACGGCGCACAGATCGCAAACGACGTCTGGGGCCTGCAGCGCGATCCTGCGATGGCCGACATCGTCGCCGCGCATGGCGCGCCGGTCGTGGTGATGCACAACCGCGCCGAGGTCGATCCGGAGATCGACATCATCGAGGACATGCTCGGCTTCTTCGCACGATCGCTCGACATCGCCGCCAAGGCCGGCATTCCCCAAGGCAACATCGTGCTCGATCCCGGCATCGGCTTCGGCAAGACCGCACAACAGAGCATGACGGCGCTGGCGCGGCTGGACGAATTCGCCCGGTTCGGATTGCCGCTGCTGGTGGGCGCCTCGCGCAAAAGGTTCATCAGCTCGGTGGTGGCGTCCGAGCCGCAGCAGCGGCTCGGCGGATCGATTGCGGCACATCTGATCGCGGCTCAGCGCGGGGCTGCGATCATCAGGGCGCATGACGTCGCCGAGACGGTTCAGGCCATGCGCGTATCTGCAGCGATCGAGGCACAGCGATGA
- the meaB gene encoding methylmalonyl Co-A mutase-associated GTPase MeaB, which yields MSPPKNAAPDIATLAHDLHAGSRAALARAITLVESRRADHQAAARELVQALLPQTGKAIRVGITGSPGVGKSTTIDALGMYLIEQDHKVAVLAVDPSSARTGGSILGDKTRMARLSHHEHAFIRPSPSSGTLGGVAAKTREAMLLCEAAGFDVVLVETVGIGQSETAVCDMTDFFLALMLPGGGDELQGIKKGLVELADMIAINKADGDNVKRANITAADYRGALHLLSPRSEHWHPPVVTYSAMAGAGIAELWQKVLDHRKAMIASGEFAARRRDQQVKWMWTMLEQRLMARLRTDPSIRAKVRKLETDVAEGRVAPALAAERLAEMLA from the coding sequence ATGAGCCCGCCGAAGAACGCCGCCCCGGATATCGCCACCTTAGCCCATGACTTGCACGCCGGCAGCCGCGCCGCGCTGGCGCGCGCGATCACGCTGGTCGAGAGCCGCCGCGCCGATCATCAGGCGGCGGCGCGCGAGCTGGTGCAGGCGCTGCTGCCACAGACGGGGAAAGCGATCCGCGTTGGCATCACCGGTTCGCCCGGCGTCGGCAAGTCGACCACGATCGATGCGCTCGGCATGTACCTGATCGAGCAGGACCACAAGGTCGCGGTGCTCGCCGTGGACCCCTCCTCCGCACGCACCGGCGGGTCCATCCTGGGCGACAAGACGCGGATGGCACGGCTGTCCCATCACGAGCACGCCTTCATCCGGCCCTCGCCGTCGTCGGGCACGCTCGGCGGGGTCGCCGCCAAAACCCGCGAGGCGATGCTGCTGTGCGAGGCCGCGGGCTTCGACGTGGTCCTGGTCGAGACCGTCGGCATCGGCCAGTCCGAGACTGCGGTCTGCGACATGACCGATTTCTTCCTCGCTTTGATGCTGCCGGGCGGCGGCGACGAGCTGCAGGGCATCAAGAAGGGCCTGGTCGAGCTCGCGGACATGATCGCGATCAACAAGGCCGACGGCGACAACGTCAAGCGCGCCAACATCACCGCCGCCGACTATCGCGGCGCGCTGCATCTGCTGAGTCCGCGCTCCGAGCACTGGCATCCACCGGTCGTGACCTATTCCGCAATGGCGGGTGCCGGCATTGCCGAGCTCTGGCAGAAGGTCCTCGACCACCGCAAGGCGATGATCGCTTCCGGCGAGTTCGCCGCGCGCCGCCGCGACCAGCAGGTGAAGTGGATGTGGACCATGCTGGAGCAGCGCCTGATGGCGCGGCTGCGCACCGATCCATCCATTCGCGCGAAGGTGAGAAAGCTCGAGACCGACGTCGCGGAGGGTCGCGTCGCGCCGGCGCTCGCGGCCGAGCGCCTCGCGGAGATGCTGGCATGA
- a CDS encoding helicase HerA-like domain-containing protein produces the protein MASSGKSLADTDDKIFVGAGEQPAWLTLAFANRHGLVTGATGTGKTVSLQVMAEGFARAGVPVFASDIKGDLSGISQIGEAKDFIVKRASDLGLTYQPDQFSTVFWDVFGEQGHPVRATVTEMGPLLLARMLDLNDVQEGVLNVAFRVADENGLALIDMKDLRALLDAIIPESGKKGADAEADPLAPIRKAAQSFGNVTRATVGTIQRQLLVLENQGGTKFFGEPALTLADFMKTDRDGRGMINILVADKLLQNPRLYATFLLWMLSELFEELPEVGDLAKPKLVFFFDEAHLLFNDAPKALLDKIEQVVRLIRSKGVGVYFVTQNPLDVPDRVLGQLGNRVQHALRAFTPRDQKAVAAAADTFRPNPKLDTAKVIMELGKGEALVSFLEGNGTPAMVERVLIRPPSARIGPVMPDERKAIMDASPFKGKYDTEIDAESAYELLQKRIAGTAAMAEASSGGVLGKIGDIAATIFGTNVRRGQLSTTQVIARNVARSVTDKVVGGIAADLGKQVGGSLGGSIGRSLVRGALGGLLRR, from the coding sequence ATGGCATCATCCGGAAAATCACTGGCCGATACCGACGATAAGATTTTCGTGGGTGCTGGCGAGCAGCCGGCCTGGTTGACGCTGGCGTTTGCCAACCGCCACGGCCTCGTCACCGGAGCAACTGGCACCGGCAAGACCGTCTCGCTGCAGGTGATGGCGGAAGGCTTTGCCCGGGCCGGTGTTCCGGTCTTCGCATCCGACATCAAGGGTGACCTGTCCGGCATCTCGCAGATTGGCGAAGCAAAGGACTTCATCGTCAAGCGTGCGAGCGATCTCGGCCTCACCTATCAGCCCGATCAGTTCTCGACGGTATTTTGGGATGTGTTCGGCGAGCAGGGTCATCCGGTGCGCGCGACCGTCACCGAGATGGGACCGCTGCTGCTCGCGCGGATGCTGGATCTGAACGACGTCCAGGAAGGCGTGCTCAACGTCGCGTTTCGCGTGGCCGACGAGAATGGTCTTGCCCTGATCGACATGAAGGATCTGCGCGCGCTGCTCGACGCCATCATTCCGGAATCCGGCAAGAAGGGTGCGGACGCGGAAGCGGATCCGCTTGCGCCGATCCGCAAAGCCGCACAGTCGTTCGGCAACGTGACGCGGGCGACGGTTGGTACGATCCAGCGCCAGTTGCTGGTGCTCGAGAACCAGGGCGGCACCAAATTTTTCGGCGAGCCTGCGCTGACGCTGGCGGACTTCATGAAGACCGATCGCGACGGCCGCGGCATGATCAACATTCTCGTCGCCGACAAGCTGCTGCAAAATCCGCGACTCTACGCGACCTTCCTGCTGTGGATGCTGTCCGAGCTGTTCGAGGAACTGCCCGAGGTCGGCGATCTCGCCAAGCCCAAGCTGGTGTTCTTCTTCGATGAAGCGCATCTCCTGTTCAACGACGCGCCGAAGGCGCTGCTGGACAAGATCGAGCAGGTGGTGCGCCTGATCCGATCGAAGGGCGTGGGCGTCTATTTCGTCACGCAGAACCCGCTCGACGTGCCGGATCGGGTGCTCGGACAATTGGGCAACCGGGTGCAGCACGCGCTGCGCGCCTTCACGCCGCGCGATCAGAAGGCCGTGGCCGCGGCTGCCGACACGTTCCGTCCCAATCCGAAGCTCGACACCGCCAAGGTGATCATGGAACTCGGCAAGGGCGAGGCGCTGGTGTCGTTCCTGGAAGGCAACGGCACGCCCGCGATGGTGGAGCGCGTCCTGATCCGGCCGCCATCGGCGCGGATCGGCCCGGTCATGCCGGACGAGCGCAAGGCGATCATGGATGCGAGCCCGTTCAAGGGCAAATACGACACCGAGATCGATGCCGAGTCGGCCTACGAGCTGCTGCAGAAGCGGATTGCCGGAACTGCGGCGATGGCGGAAGCCTCGTCCGGCGGCGTGCTGGGCAAGATCGGCGACATCGCGGCGACGATCTTCGGCACCAACGTCAGGCGCGGCCAATTGTCGACCACGCAGGTGATCGCACGCAACGTCGCGCGCTCGGTGACGGACAAGGTCGTGGGCGGCATCGCCGCTGATCTCGGCAAGCAGGTCGGCGGATCGCTGGGCGGCTCGATCGGCCGCTCCTTGGTGCGTGGTGCGCTGGGCGGATTGCTGCGGCGATGA
- the scpA gene encoding methylmalonyl-CoA mutase — protein sequence MSRIPDFTAIAFEPTAAPAPAGHAEPWLTPEGIPVKPAYGEADLAGIDFLDTWPGIAPYLRGPYPTMYVNQPWTVRQYAGFSTAEDSNAFYRRNLAAGQKGLSVAFDLATHRGYDSDHPRVGGDVGMAGVAIDSIYDMRTLFAGIPLDQMSVSMTMNGAVLPILALFVVAAEEQGVPPEKLSGTIQNDILKEFMVRNTYIYPPSPSMRIISDIFAFTSQKMPKFNSISISGYHMQEAGATQDLELAYTLADGVEYLRAGIAAGLDVDRFAPRLSFFWAIGMNFFMEVAKLRAARLLWAKLLKPFNPKDPRSLSLRTHSQTSGWSLTAQDVYNNVVRTAVEAMAATQGHTQSLHTNALDEALALPTDFSARIARNTQLFLQQESGTTRIIDPWGGSYYVERLTRDLAAKAWGHIQEIEELGGMAKAIEAGVPKLRIEEASAKTQARIDTGRQSVIGVNKYKPTDEPPLDVLKVENSTVRRLQIDKLSRLRSERKQADVDAALAALTRSAGDGNGNLLALAIDAARAKATVGEISDALEKVFGRHRAEIKSITGVYKREIASMSGKSEKLQVLIEAFEEAEGRRPRILVAKIGQDGHDRGQKVIASAFADLGFDVDIGPLFATADEAARQAVENDVHILGVSSLAAAHLTAVPELKAALKSQGREDIMIIIGGVVPPQDYDALLKAGAEAIFPPGTVIADAAEELIHKLNARLGHSEAAE from the coding sequence ATGAGCCGCATTCCTGATTTCACCGCCATCGCGTTCGAGCCAACGGCCGCCCCCGCGCCTGCCGGCCACGCCGAGCCATGGCTGACGCCCGAGGGCATTCCCGTCAAGCCGGCCTATGGCGAGGCCGATCTCGCCGGCATCGACTTCCTCGACACCTGGCCCGGTATCGCGCCCTATCTGCGCGGCCCCTACCCGACCATGTATGTCAACCAGCCCTGGACGGTCCGGCAATATGCCGGCTTCTCCACGGCGGAGGATTCCAACGCGTTCTACCGGCGCAACCTCGCCGCCGGGCAGAAGGGTCTCTCGGTCGCGTTCGACCTCGCCACCCATCGCGGCTATGATTCCGATCATCCGCGAGTCGGCGGCGACGTCGGCATGGCCGGCGTCGCGATCGACTCGATCTACGACATGCGCACCTTGTTCGCCGGCATCCCGCTCGACCAGATGAGCGTGTCGATGACCATGAACGGCGCGGTGCTGCCGATCCTGGCGCTGTTCGTCGTCGCCGCCGAAGAGCAAGGCGTGCCGCCGGAGAAGCTGTCGGGCACCATTCAGAACGACATTCTGAAAGAGTTCATGGTGCGCAACACCTACATCTATCCGCCGTCGCCCTCGATGCGGATCATCTCCGACATCTTTGCCTTCACCTCGCAGAAAATGCCGAAGTTCAACTCGATCTCGATCTCCGGCTACCATATGCAGGAGGCCGGCGCGACGCAGGATCTCGAGCTTGCCTACACGCTCGCCGACGGCGTCGAATACTTGCGCGCCGGCATCGCCGCCGGCCTCGACGTCGACCGCTTCGCACCACGACTGTCGTTCTTCTGGGCGATCGGCATGAACTTCTTCATGGAAGTCGCCAAGCTGCGCGCAGCGCGGCTATTGTGGGCGAAGCTGCTGAAGCCGTTCAATCCGAAGGACCCGCGCTCATTGTCGCTGCGCACCCACAGCCAGACCTCGGGCTGGTCGCTGACCGCGCAGGACGTCTACAACAACGTCGTACGCACCGCCGTCGAGGCGATGGCCGCGACCCAAGGCCATACGCAGTCGCTGCATACCAACGCGCTCGACGAGGCGCTGGCGCTGCCGACCGACTTCTCCGCGCGCATCGCCCGCAACACCCAGCTGTTCCTGCAGCAGGAGAGCGGCACCACGCGCATCATCGATCCCTGGGGCGGTTCATATTACGTCGAGCGACTCACCCGCGATCTCGCAGCGAAAGCCTGGGGCCATATCCAGGAGATCGAGGAGCTCGGCGGCATGGCCAAGGCGATCGAGGCCGGCGTGCCGAAGCTGCGCATCGAGGAGGCTTCGGCCAAGACGCAAGCCCGCATCGACACCGGCCGGCAGTCGGTAATCGGCGTCAACAAGTACAAGCCCACGGACGAGCCGCCGCTCGATGTCCTCAAGGTCGAGAATTCGACCGTGCGCCGGCTGCAGATCGACAAGCTCTCGCGGCTCCGTTCGGAGCGCAAGCAGGCTGATGTGGACGCCGCACTCGCCGCGCTCACCCGCTCGGCCGGCGACGGCAACGGCAACCTGCTGGCGCTGGCGATCGATGCCGCCCGCGCCAAGGCCACCGTGGGCGAAATCTCCGACGCGCTCGAGAAAGTGTTCGGCCGTCACCGCGCCGAGATCAAGTCCATCACCGGCGTCTACAAGCGGGAGATCGCCTCGATGTCGGGCAAGTCCGAGAAGCTGCAGGTGCTGATCGAGGCGTTCGAGGAGGCGGAAGGGCGCAGGCCGCGCATCCTCGTCGCCAAGATCGGCCAGGACGGCCATGACCGCGGCCAGAAGGTGATCGCGTCGGCCTTTGCCGATCTCGGCTTCGACGTCGACATCGGGCCGCTGTTCGCCACCGCCGACGAAGCCGCCCGGCAGGCGGTCGAGAACGACGTGCACATCCTTGGCGTGTCGTCGCTCGCCGCCGCGCATCTCACCGCGGTGCCGGAGCTGAAGGCCGCGCTGAAAAGCCAGGGCCGCGAGGACATCATGATCATCATCGGCGGCGTCGTGCCGCCGCAGGATTACGACGCGCTTCTCAAGGCCGGCGCCGAGGCGATCTTCCCGCCCGGCACCGTGATCGCCGACGCCGCCGAGGAGCTGATCCACAAGCTCAATGCGCGGCTCGGGCACAGCGAGGCGGCGGAGTAG
- a CDS encoding RsiV family protein gives MHSARLSFAVLLLGLLSLSSALAAESKPDATINTKALEANVTLDSQIKADAPLAAYCLADGRKWIDKQAGDAAKERKQDPQAFHDGKWSFERKYSVRSVVADRYVSIIRDDYMDTRAAHPNSDVNTILWDRTQSKPISIRPFFAETADNGPTMTAMLNAAIAALKAEKKKRGAADTATAEWFKDLQPTLLKIGAVTLAPSTLPGKSSGLTFHYPPYAVGPYAEGQYVAFVPWETLKPYLSSEGQTIFGGARPKGDAEEN, from the coding sequence ATGCATTCTGCCAGATTGTCTTTCGCTGTTCTCCTGCTCGGCCTTCTATCGTTGTCCTCCGCGCTGGCCGCCGAATCCAAGCCCGACGCCACCATCAACACCAAGGCGCTCGAGGCCAATGTGACGCTCGATTCCCAGATCAAGGCCGACGCGCCGCTCGCCGCCTATTGCCTCGCCGACGGCAGGAAGTGGATCGACAAGCAGGCCGGCGATGCCGCCAAGGAGCGCAAGCAGGATCCGCAAGCATTCCACGACGGCAAATGGTCGTTCGAGCGCAAATATTCCGTCCGCTCGGTGGTGGCCGACCGCTATGTCAGCATCATCAGGGACGACTACATGGACACCCGCGCCGCGCATCCCAACAGCGACGTCAACACCATCCTGTGGGACCGGACCCAGAGCAAGCCGATCAGCATCCGGCCGTTCTTCGCCGAGACGGCCGACAACGGTCCGACCATGACCGCGATGCTCAACGCGGCGATCGCCGCACTCAAGGCCGAGAAGAAGAAGCGCGGCGCAGCCGATACCGCCACCGCCGAGTGGTTCAAGGACCTTCAGCCCACGCTCTTGAAGATCGGCGCCGTGACGCTGGCGCCGTCAACCCTGCCCGGCAAGAGCTCCGGACTCACCTTCCATTATCCGCCTTACGCAGTCGGCCCCTATGCCGAGGGCCAGTACGTCGCGTTCGTGCCATGGGAGACGCTGAAGCCGTATCTCAGCTCCGAGGGCCAAACGATCTTCGGCGGTGCCAGGCCGAAGGGCGACGCGGAAGAGAATTGA
- a CDS encoding DUF4332 domain-containing protein, producing the protein MTYPITELEGMTSFDASKLKALGIRTTDAFLEAARTVKGRKALAAKTDISEQQLLDWANVADYMRIPGMGKAKVGLVRAAGVTTVRELAHRNPARLAQNIKEVNTRRKLVRILPSEKSVGQLIEKARRLEPKISY; encoded by the coding sequence ATGACATATCCGATCACCGAACTCGAAGGCATGACATCCTTCGATGCCTCCAAGCTGAAAGCGCTTGGCATCCGGACCACCGATGCGTTTCTCGAAGCCGCCCGCACCGTCAAGGGACGGAAGGCGCTCGCCGCAAAGACCGACATCAGCGAGCAGCAGCTGCTCGATTGGGCGAATGTCGCCGATTACATGCGCATTCCCGGCATGGGCAAGGCCAAGGTCGGCCTGGTTCGTGCAGCCGGCGTCACCACGGTGCGCGAGCTTGCACACCGCAATCCCGCCCGCCTGGCGCAGAACATCAAGGAAGTGAACACCAGGCGGAAGCTGGTGCGCATCCTGCCGTCGGAAAAGTCCGTCGGCCAGCTCATCGAAAAGGCGCGCCGGCTGGAACCGAAGATCAGCTACTGA
- a CDS encoding methylmalonyl-CoA mutase subunit beta — protein MTTDTEQLRLGADFAPASEADWRKLVDGVLKGAAFEKLVGKTYDGLKIQPIYTRAKNAAPIAGRAPAAAWQVMQRVDHPDPAQANTQALRDLENGATGLTLVFAGANSAHGFGLTPSADAVARALDGVHLDAAIAIELQLGEASLSAASLLADYVKQRGFKPAACDIRFGLDPIGDAASRGASAHDASTLGGNSGSLVKQLHDAGFNGPFLAADGRVVHDAGGSEAQELAFVLASGVAYLRTLEAGGVALETARELISARLAADTDQFLTLAKFRSLRRLWARIEEACGLAPKPLFVSGETAWRMLTRRDPYVNMLRATIATFAAGLGGANAVTVLPHTAALGLPDAFARRVARNTQLVLLEESNLARVADPAAGAGGIEALTNELCTTAWALFQEIEKAGGIVAALQSGMIQAKIAAIRETRAADIAKRRDVLTGASEFPNLGEAEVAVEAVAPVALPPPAKPALTFATLTPVRLAEGFERLRDRSDSLLKSKGQRPSVFLANLGTAADFTARATFARSFFETGGIAAIDGEGTSDPAALAAVYRASGAPIVCLCSSDKVYAEAAAAAAKALQKAGARHIYVAGRGGEQEAALREAGVNAFVFAGGDALKALEDAYTHLE, from the coding sequence ATGACGACCGACACCGAACAGCTGCGATTGGGCGCCGATTTTGCTCCGGCCAGCGAGGCGGACTGGCGCAAGCTGGTCGACGGCGTGCTGAAGGGCGCGGCTTTCGAGAAGCTGGTCGGCAAGACCTATGACGGGCTGAAGATCCAGCCGATCTACACGCGCGCCAAAAATGCTGCGCCGATCGCCGGCCGCGCCCCTGCTGCGGCCTGGCAGGTCATGCAGCGCGTCGATCATCCCGATCCGGCCCAAGCCAACACGCAGGCGCTGCGCGATCTCGAGAACGGCGCGACCGGGTTGACGCTCGTGTTCGCCGGCGCCAATTCCGCACATGGCTTCGGCCTCACTCCGAGCGCAGACGCAGTGGCGCGCGCCCTCGACGGCGTGCATCTCGACGCTGCGATTGCGATCGAATTGCAGCTCGGAGAGGCGTCGCTGTCGGCCGCCTCGCTGCTCGCCGACTACGTCAAGCAGCGCGGCTTCAAGCCTGCAGCCTGCGACATCCGGTTCGGGCTCGATCCGATCGGCGATGCGGCCAGCCGCGGCGCGAGCGCGCATGACGCGTCGACGCTCGGCGGCAACTCGGGCTCGCTGGTCAAGCAGCTGCATGACGCCGGCTTCAACGGCCCCTTCCTCGCTGCGGACGGCCGCGTCGTGCACGACGCCGGCGGATCGGAGGCGCAGGAGCTCGCCTTCGTGCTCGCATCCGGCGTCGCCTATCTGCGCACGCTGGAAGCCGGCGGCGTTGCGCTCGAGACCGCGCGCGAGCTGATCTCAGCGCGGCTCGCCGCCGACACTGATCAGTTCCTGACCCTGGCGAAATTCCGCAGCCTGCGGCGGCTGTGGGCGCGCATCGAGGAGGCCTGTGGGCTGGCACCAAAGCCCCTCTTCGTCTCCGGCGAGACGGCGTGGCGGATGCTCACCCGGCGCGATCCGTATGTGAACATGCTGCGCGCCACCATCGCGACGTTCGCGGCCGGCCTCGGCGGCGCCAATGCAGTGACCGTTCTCCCGCACACCGCGGCGCTCGGTCTGCCCGATGCGTTCGCGCGCCGCGTCGCGCGTAACACGCAGCTGGTCCTGCTCGAAGAGAGCAACCTCGCCCGGGTTGCCGATCCCGCCGCCGGCGCTGGCGGCATCGAGGCGCTGACCAACGAATTGTGCACGACGGCCTGGGCGCTATTCCAGGAGATCGAAAAGGCCGGCGGCATTGTCGCCGCCCTGCAATCCGGGATGATCCAGGCCAAGATCGCCGCGATCCGCGAGACGCGCGCGGCCGACATCGCCAAGCGGCGGGATGTGCTGACCGGCGCCAGCGAGTTCCCCAATCTCGGCGAGGCCGAGGTGGCGGTCGAAGCCGTTGCGCCGGTGGCCCTGCCGCCGCCTGCGAAACCCGCGCTGACCTTCGCGACGCTGACGCCCGTCCGGCTTGCGGAAGGGTTCGAGCGGCTGCGCGACCGCTCGGACAGCCTGCTCAAGAGCAAAGGCCAGCGGCCGTCCGTCTTCCTCGCCAATCTCGGCACCGCCGCCGACTTCACCGCGCGCGCGACCTTCGCGCGCAGCTTCTTCGAGACCGGCGGCATTGCGGCGATCGATGGCGAAGGTACGTCCGATCCGGCCGCCCTCGCGGCCGTCTACCGCGCCTCGGGTGCCCCAATCGTCTGTCTCTGCTCGTCCGACAAGGTCTATGCCGAGGCGGCGGCTGCGGCGGCCAAGGCCCTTCAGAAGGCGGGCGCGCGACATATCTATGTCGCAGGCCGCGGCGGCGAGCAGGAGGCCGCGCTGCGCGAGGCGGGCGTCAATGCCTTCGTCTTCGCCGGCGGCGACGCGCTGAAGGCGCTCGAGGACGCCTATACGCATCTGGAGTGA
- the folK gene encoding 2-amino-4-hydroxy-6-hydroxymethyldihydropteridine diphosphokinase: MASALIALGGNVGDVRATFQNAIPEICRRAEATLVARSCDYVTPPWGEEQQPPFINACIEIATATAPRPLLGILHEVERMFGRNRAQETRWGPRTLDLDLIAYDDVIVDTPDLTLPHPRLFERGFVLVPLAEIAPARRIAGRRVDEAATRVSRDGIRPLPSPE; encoded by the coding sequence ATGGCCAGCGCGCTCATTGCTCTCGGCGGCAATGTCGGCGACGTCAGGGCGACCTTTCAGAACGCCATTCCGGAGATATGCCGGCGTGCCGAAGCCACGCTTGTGGCGCGTTCCTGCGACTATGTCACCCCGCCCTGGGGCGAGGAGCAGCAGCCGCCCTTCATCAATGCCTGCATCGAGATAGCAACGGCGACGGCCCCGCGGCCGCTGCTCGGCATTCTGCACGAGGTCGAGCGCATGTTCGGCCGCAATCGTGCGCAGGAGACGCGGTGGGGCCCGCGGACGCTCGACCTCGACCTGATCGCCTATGACGACGTGATCGTCGACACGCCCGATCTCACTCTGCCGCATCCGCGCCTGTTCGAACGCGGCTTCGTGCTGGTACCGCTCGCCGAAATCGCCCCGGCGCGCCGGATCGCCGGACGCCGCGTCGACGAGGCCGCGACGCGCGTTTCGCGCGACGGAATCCGGCCGCTGCCCTCCCCCGAATAG
- the folB gene encoding dihydroneopterin aldolase, with product MTDTIFIKGVLIHARHGVMEHENEVGQRFVIDLELYTDLSDSSRSDRLADTVSYSHVVETATAAFKDTNYRLLERAAGAVADAILSTFARIRAVKVTVHKPHAPIAAIFEDVGIVLTRSRHP from the coding sequence ATGACGGACACGATTTTCATCAAGGGCGTCCTCATCCATGCGCGCCACGGCGTGATGGAGCACGAGAACGAGGTCGGGCAGCGCTTCGTCATCGATCTCGAACTTTACACGGACCTGTCGGACTCCTCCCGCAGCGACCGCCTGGCAGACACCGTGTCCTATTCCCACGTGGTGGAAACGGCGACCGCGGCGTTCAAGGATACCAACTACCGCCTGCTCGAGCGTGCCGCCGGGGCGGTGGCCGACGCGATCCTGTCGACCTTTGCGCGCATCCGTGCCGTCAAGGTCACGGTGCACAAGCCGCATGCGCCGATCGCTGCCATCTTCGAGGATGTCGGCATCGTGCTGACCCGCTCGCGCCATCCGTGA
- a CDS encoding GFA family protein, with amino-acid sequence MTDESKPVLTGGCQCGAIRYALTTAPNKVSICHCRMCQKASGAPFASFAEIDRENFVWTRGKPATFRSSSIAERDFCAACGTPLSFHRIDGPRIEIMTGTFDRPDRVVPTRQYGSESRLGWVVAIANLPSQTTQQNYGPEKMATISSHQHPDHD; translated from the coding sequence ATGACCGACGAAAGCAAACCCGTGCTGACCGGCGGCTGCCAATGCGGCGCCATCCGCTACGCACTGACGACGGCGCCGAACAAGGTGAGCATCTGTCACTGCCGGATGTGCCAGAAGGCATCAGGCGCGCCGTTCGCGTCGTTCGCCGAAATCGATCGCGAGAACTTCGTCTGGACACGCGGCAAGCCGGCCACGTTCCGCTCCTCCTCGATCGCCGAGCGCGACTTCTGCGCCGCCTGCGGCACCCCGCTGAGCTTTCACCGCATCGATGGACCGCGCATCGAGATCATGACGGGCACCTTCGACCGGCCAGACCGCGTGGTACCGACGCGGCAATATGGCTCGGAATCCCGGCTCGGCTGGGTGGTCGCGATTGCCAATCTGCCGAGCCAGACCACGCAGCAGAACTACGGCCCGGAAAAGATGGCGACCATATCAAGCCATCAGCATCCGGATCATGATTGA
- a CDS encoding SRPBCC family protein — protein sequence MTVAGRSEIGWVARSLNAMVERLQRTEKTMTAAYYSAVLDHPLTTVWSLIRDFNNYPAYIEGVSESVIEDDRRGDDVGAIRRFCYLGLWVRQRLVAHSDAAHSLTYAGIEPLPFPDELASRPVSPVRYEGTMSLREIVQGNRTFIEWSVALEAEPQDADRWQALFQSWIPDWTHSLARALARPA from the coding sequence ATGACCGTCGCCGGCCGCTCGGAAATCGGGTGGGTTGCGCGCTCCCTGAACGCCATGGTCGAACGCCTTCAACGGACGGAAAAGACCATGACCGCAGCCTATTACAGCGCCGTTCTCGATCATCCCCTGACCACAGTCTGGTCGCTGATCCGCGACTTCAACAATTACCCGGCCTATATCGAGGGCGTCAGCGAAAGCGTGATCGAAGACGACAGGCGCGGCGACGACGTCGGTGCGATCAGGCGCTTCTGCTACCTCGGCCTCTGGGTCCGCCAGCGCCTTGTGGCCCATTCCGATGCCGCGCATTCGCTGACCTATGCCGGCATCGAACCGCTGCCTTTTCCGGACGAGCTTGCGTCCCGGCCGGTGTCGCCGGTGCGCTATGAAGGCACGATGAGCCTGCGCGAAATCGTGCAGGGCAATCGCACCTTCATCGAATGGTCGGTGGCACTCGAGGCCGAACCGCAGGATGCCGACCGCTGGCAGGCGCTGTTCCAGTCCTGGATCCCCGACTGGACCCATTCGCTGGCCAGAGCGCTGGCGCGTCCGGCCTGA